The genomic stretch TTTCACCTGCTGTCTCTGGCAGAGCGTCAATGGCGACATCATGTTGCCAGCGCCCTCGTGCCAGTGCCACTGGCAACAGTGCGTGAGGCATGCCAGTGGAGACTTGTTGTGTAACTCGGATTTGTTCGCGCATTTCTGCCATTCTGAAATCGTTTTGAGGAATGTTATTGATTTTCAAGTTCATTTTTTAAGGGTTcttcgttatttttataataacgaatgggatatttttttatttaacttaatatAAGTAACATATAACAAATGCTTCTAGAGATgtagaatacaatattgtaggaactcaatgtaaaaacattttaatctatactaatattataaagctgaagagtttgtttgtttgaaagcgcAAATCTCGGGAACTtccggtccgatttgaaaaattctttcggtgttagatagcccatttatcgaggaaggttataggctataatatagcatcacgctacgaccaacaggagtggggccacgggggtgaaaccgcgcggagcagctagttctaaataattccaaaagtaaccttttttattttttgtaacctTTCGAATGGCTATCTCcacattattttatgagaatGAAGTTTATGATATATTTAGATAGGTACAAAATACAGCCGATTTTGTATTtcccaaaaatattatagagcaGTATTTCAAAAACTAGGGATGTAACGATAGAGATACCAATACCGATATAATCGGCAAGCCGATATATCGGTATCGCCGATTTTTTACTACAAATATTGGTATCGGTATTGTATCGGCAAAATCATGTATCGTAACATCACtatcaaaaactaaaaagtcCTATAAAAATCACGCCACATTATAGTACACACTCacctaataattttatataatccACCAACATCTTATTGCAATGTGCATCAACACCCGGTTGATTGAAATGATTTGAAagtacattatttaatttccttaATAAACTCTCTATATTGTTCCCTTGAGTTTTTACTATGTGTTCAAATTGGTACATctgaaaaagatttttttgaaattgtaattaggtagttgtttaataaaacgacgtgtgtcactcggggactgccggctgccgcggtaaagctattgcatgctatgccttcaagccacacctgtcggagtggggagcgtgaggtttttcgttacggaatttctcgattcggtccccgcgctcaaggtccgcgatagaagctatgcgaTAGTTTAAAAATCGATGTAATTAAGCatgtcattttatattatgcacTACAAATAGGCTTTTGAACGAATTTAACGTAAGTctaaggccggttgcagagcttcaccgaccatcagtgcgtacgtcagtcgcgcttgtcatatgtatgacaatacgcgtgcgtatggtcggtctagctatgaacggttttatgaatttccatacatatgacaagcgcgactgacgtacgcactgatggccggtgaagctctgcaaccggcctaacatataaaaaatatagatacttACTGCTGCTTCAGGAGCTCTGCCTAGCATTCTGAAAAgtataagatattttaaaatataatttagctttttaatatttccttatcacttttttaatctatacatataataaatctgtagaagggtcaattctgtacattgaaaatattgaaaaaataaataccagggggtgttactggatcgataccaaacccaaatatgtgattaaaaaaaattttgtctgtctgtctgtctgtctgtctgtatgtgaaggcatcacgtgaaaactagcggttcgattgcgatgaaacttggtataattataccttattatcctgggcgtaaaataggatactttttatcctggaaaaatacgtagaaaaaaattaatcttaatttttcagttttatccatagacgttgttccgtagaaccgcgaacacacgttgcgtattattaaaggcctagccgtatttgggaattgggtccaatagatatttataagatgttattgtcagaggtaggtacctactcaaaatggagaaataaaccatccacgcgaagaccgacatccgcgcggacggagtcgcgggcggaagctagtattacatAAAGTTAATCAAGTGTATACAAAATAACATCATCATTTTTACGACATTAATTTCAAggttaactatattttttacactagatggcgctacatgaaaacgataaatttttttttctgattttctaaatattagtACTTAGGATAAAAGATTTtagtttgtattgtatttagtctgtatgtttttttacctATAGAAAGCGATTGTAGGCGCATAGAGATAAAATTGGCGGACAACGACGCGGTATACAACATGTATCATTATATTGACGTTATTACACATTGAAATTATGTAGAAacataatatctttaaattcAACTGAAACACATGTGGCTCGTTGGTCTAGGGGTATGATTCTCGCTTTGGGTGCGAGAGGTCCCGGGTTCAAATCCCGGACGAGCCCGCGCAAaaccttttaattttttttattattatttgttgtattcaTTTATCCTCGTGTAATAATctccataaataattaaaataatgtttagagcaatatttttttaaagtaatttattttccttatgTGATTAAAAGAGCAGGGCCTAAATTTAACTGTTTTAAATCCgtcaaaactttttttttacaaaatacgtaataatattttgtacttaCGTCAATAAGTCTGTAAGTTCATTAATTTTTCCTTCACTCTTCAAATGGCTCATATAATGGTTCAACGCTATAGGCCTGCTTGATAGTAATTCATGCACCAATTTCTTATTCAGCGTTTGtattagaaataaaactacctgaaaatattataaaaatgttggcTAGTATAAaagagttatattttttaaaaaattattcattatgcaatatataaaattaaatgaaaaattccCTCGAATATAACaaaagctttttattaaattttatttaaaactagtttTCTGTctgtttatttgaatattttcgtTTTACTTTTTCAGTTTACTACAAGCTTTATTAAgatgtgaatattttaaatttcattaaaatcatataatatggagtgatgaactgatgacTCATATCAATCTAAAAGTGTGTACATACAGACAGTACAACTTTTGCTATATGTGTTTACATTTTGAAAGCTTATAAAACACCATATTATCTTAGTTTATGAAACCatctgaaaaataattatgcagatatattatagactagctgttccccgcggtttcacccgcattgctccgctccttttggtcttagcgtaatgatataccTATAGCCTCCCgtaataaatgggctatctaactttgaaataatttttcaaatcagaacAGTagctcctgagattagcactttcaaacaaacaaacaaactcttcagctttataatattagtatagatatacataCAACCAATACACACCGCTAAAATAGCATTCCCATCGCCCATCACAATAGCACCATCCAACAATTCCGTTTTACTCTTCAAACTTCTATGAACATGTAGCGAGCAAGTATGGCCCAGGATCAGACGTTTTAACGTGATAGATGTTGAGTCGTAATCTAGAGGCCGTGTGTTGTTTGGGTCCTTGCCAGATTGAGCGAGGAcaactgtaaaatattaattttaaatgtaataaaaaattgtcacACAGTAAGGCTGGCGCAAACGGTATACCGAACTCAGCCACCTGTGGTAAGCATCAGCCTCTTgtcttattttttcatatattttgtactagcttaccgcccgcggcttcgaccgctttgtctcaaacctaataaattatacactaaaaccttcctattgaatcactctatgtattaaaaaaaaccgtatcaaaatccgttccatagttttaaagatttaagcatacaaaggaacatagggacagaaaaagcgactttattttatactatgtagtgatatacaCAATACCGTGTAGCCAAGCGCTCGctacaaaatatatcaaagAATTACAAGTGGCTGGCCCTTTTCCACCAACCTTAATACAAGAATAACTATTTTATGTTAGTATACAATACTAAAAAAACTGTAGCATTAAAACTAAgcacagttaaaaataaacattctttTTTCATCTTGCTTCTCTTAAGTctctgtattatattttatctagctctattttatattttctctaGGGATCAATAGCATATAtgtccgttttttatttatttatttgaaatttatgtCATGTTGTCCATATTGTTaatgtttcttaaataacatgattattattttagatggTTTCGTTATACAGATATGCGCTGTagtaatttagattattttttctttttattttaagaaaagttCTTTCTTTTAACTAATTAACCTACTAGTCAATCAGTTAAAAGTACATGCTATGAAGATAACTGATAACTTCATAATACTCACTTAAATCCAGAACTTTAGGTGACACAAGACTGTTCAATGATACTAAGTTACGCTTAGCATTTGTGATTGTTGTAGCGAACACTGAATCTTCTGTCTGTCCTGATGAGCGTTTTTGACCAATGGCCAGTATTTCTTGTGttgaaagctgaaattttttaagtaaagAGTTAATAAAGTAACGTTTTAACACTACAGTGCACGCGCGTTCTACTATAGTAGAACGCACTTACTTATTTTACCGCCATTCATTCATTCTTACACCTAACCCCCCCGGCTCCCAGGTAAGCTAAGTCGACAAAATTGCCTAACGGATTAGTATGGCACATACTTGCAACGTACGCGTATGTTCCTGTTATGACGTGTCAAAGTTCGGCTTCTACTATAGTAGTACATGCGAGTATTGGTGTAACAAAACTGAAGGTAAGTAAAACTTTCTTTTTTgggttttttaaattatcaatgGACTTtgaatgatttaaattttcaaatatatgtACAGTTGCATTACTATTTCGTGTGTCAtgatgtatttaataattaatatttctttgctTTAGCGAAAAAATGGACCCCGTATTGGAAGCGCGCGTGACTCAATGGCTGAACGAAGAATTAGAGGACGAGGAAGTGATCCAAAGTGACTCGGACGATGGGGAAGTATATGTACAACCAATGGAACAGGAAGATAGGAATCAGATGCAGGAAGCTGTAAGTGAAAATCATGCAAATGCATGCATGAAGATGAAACGCCTCTTTCTGAACTTGTCCAAAACAATACACGTGATGACTTTTATGTGGAACACGCTGGAGTAAAACATGTCCTTCAACAATCTGGGCAAGATCTCAAAATATCCGATTCAGACCTCCAGGGCCAAAAGGTGCCGCAAGAAACGCTGAAACACCGTTATCTTGTTTTGAACTattttttgatgaaaatattttcgaaATCCTAGTTAATTGCACGAATATTTGACATTGATAAAATACAGAACCGATAAAAGAGAGAAAGAGATGCAAATAGAATTGATTTGGTTGAAATGAAGGCATTTATTGGATTGTTGCTCGGCATTGAAGTCTCACGTTCGGGCCGGCGTAATCTCAAAGATGAGCTCGAAATCGGTCGACAAAAAAATGGTGTAAGCGATGTGCCAGATGGATTTGTCCTGATCACTAAGTTGTGGTCTGTATTGAATGTCGGGATGATGGCCAATAAGTCGGTCATCGCTTATTAgaagttctttttttttgagCTGATCTCCAACTTGCCAAAAATGTTGATTATTTTCTTGATCTCATAATTTGATCCTAATTTGAATTATatgctattataattttatttttttctataattatttcttacaataattaaaagtttaatattactGAGCATTATCATTTTAGGACCacccatttttttaatatttcaaatacagTTTTCTACTATGGTAGAGCACGCGAGCAACCATGTAAAAAAAAAGGGCGCGTGCGCTGTAGTGTTAAGTAACTAATATGAggtaacatattaaaatgtttcacTTCAATACAATAGAAAAGTAGGAATAcacagttttataataagatttttcttactttatttacctttttttaaaataaatcatgaCTTATAGATTTACATAAAGTTTTGTgcagaaatataataataaaaatccaatAGGATTCATATATTCTTCTTTATTATCTTGTTATCAGTACAGCATGTATAGAGGTTTGTTTCGAAAATTATTGAGTTATTAGGTACATGTATACAACATTTCACTGAATTCTAGAacgtttattttcaaatactaGCCCTATACGCATccttgtataatatgtatattatactctACATAGCATTGGTGGAAATCATTTAAAGATAACACTACAGAGATACAGAATTTAATAAAGCTATAAGAATCAAAGCAAATAGGTACATGTTTTTAATACTCACAACATCATCATCAAAGCTAAAAGCTTTAGCCTTAGTTTCACTAGTATTCcaataatcatcatcatccatTTTTCGCTTTTTTACTTGACtatgagtaaaataaaaaataagaaagtaAGAAAGAAGTAAGAAAATAAGAAGTAAAGtaagaaaatacaattaatttatagatattagataattcTGTACTAATCCTGAACTTTACATACacagttaattattaaatatctcgtaaaataagttttgttattatatttacaaataagaAAAGCGAAAACACACAGGAAATTGGAAAACACAATATCTGCAAAGGCTGTGTGTCATTTTTGACACTTTGACAATTGACACATTTTAGAAATGAGATGTCAACGTTAGTGTCAAATTATTGTAGAGTTCCGTACCTACCTAATCCAAGATTAACAACATACCTACCAACACAACGTGAACCTTTGTACTACAATATTATCAAGACACAAAGTAATGGTTTGGGGTTGGCTTTAGTTAACTGCCGCACGAATTTgttggaaatatttatattgttagttAGCTAGGTAATGTAAGATTGTAATTCCAAAATATTATCGTTAGGAAACTTGtagttttttagttattaatttttaaagttaataattttttgtgcgAAAAAAGCGCATTTATCCGTTTTTTTGTGCAAAAAAAGCGGACCAAGACGTTCCATTTCACTGTACTGTGACTTTacgcagcggccggcgagtgccaaaagcgactttagggcgattcccactcaaacaaaaaaaaatctacgtaagtaggttaaaaaactattaaacttttatttttaatatccaaataggtagcgaggagcgaagcgacgagcgtgttaggttaactcttgaactgccgcacgagccgagcgagcgaagcgagcgtgccgcggcagcggccggcgagtgccagaagcgactttagggcgattcccactcaaacaaaaaataaatcaacgtaggttaaaaaactattaaacttttatttttaatatccaaataggtagcgaggagcgaagcgacgagcgtgttaggttaactcttgaactgcCGCCAGAAGCAATTTTACGGCGATTcccattcaaataaaaaaactacgtaGGTTTACACaacttgtttgtattttatttatgtatcgtaaattttttgttattatcgtCTAATgcttagttaaaattattttacaccaattccatacattttgaGGTTAGAATaggaaaattgatttttctccAAAACTATTGGTTTCCTAACTTTCCCCTTTTGGGGGGAGGGTCCCCCCTCCTCCTCCCCCCTCCCCTCCCACAAAAAACCTATAATACGTGCGGCAGTTAACTAAAGAAACCCCATGGTTTGTATGCGACTTCGCGCGCACTGTAAATTCCAACTGAAgtcgaacaaaaaaatcatttattatcgGTAGGTTCAGTAGCAAAACACACTCATATAATGTtgaaataaatctaaatttttagtaggtatacttatatttatataaggtattataatataatttgtatgaattatgatattagtttttcttttataagtatattattactctaattaaatattatgtattcgaTTCTGGTACTTACCTATATAGATACATAATACCttacctagtacctacacttagatcattaagtaactacctacataatattataattaataatcatgtgtataataataatattgtctaCAGCTAGACGTACtataggttttattttaatggataggtaattataaatatcataCGGCGTAATTTGATACttgtttacattattatgtGTGAGGTATGtccacaatataatattattatgtgcacaattacctatgtaattgAGATATGTGTGtacctttttttataataggtgCCTACCCAttccttaaaaaataattaacgacaCTTTTTAATCGGTACCTACTAGAGCTAAAACTCCTTCAAAAATAACGTTAGCACAAGGTTAGCACTGGTTagcatacaatataatttctCAATGGGCTTAtcttttattctttaaaatgagaaaattgaaaatacatatttaaccTACAATATGCCCAACAAAACTGTTACTTTTTTTCGGTGAAGCAAGAAAAGCAGCAAGTTATTATTTTGCTACTCCTTTATGTAAATAGCTACTAAATCAGCACATGAATGATAATTTAcgttaacaatattattttaatgcataACGAAGTGAACGCGGGTCAACTTGTTTTGTTCTAGtcattgcaattaaaattggTATCAATAGGTTATTAACTATGTACTTGACTCTgtcatcataaaatattatgagtaCACATCCTAACAGTTAACTAGTTCAAActacaaaaaagttaaatatctATGCAAACTCTGCAATTTATGCATTCGTAAGTGAGACGTACAGACTATACAGTagtgttataatattgttttacattcgcgccattttttaagttttgtctttttatttgtgaaacaaaattgaaacaaTGCTGCGACAATATCTGGTGGttattataggtaataattatattttacttttaattaacttcatgtaatgtttgtaataaaatatatacctctGTAAAcccataatatatatttattaattaaaaaaatatatattataaattattgattaacgtttcatattataaatcaacTCACTTCACCagcttcaaaataatatttattgtttttccaCTTCTTTGCTAAAATCAATTAAAgggattttaattattaaagaatgACTTACGTATTGTATTAATAACTGTAAGTACTGtttgatacaaaattaatgaacAAACAGGTATACCTACCAAAAATCGGCTcagtgcaataaaaaaaagacattGCATATGAGGTCAGTTCGGTATCTGTTTGTTGCACAAACCTACAATTTAATTAggttataaatacataatataatgaaatagcttctaatataattgattaataattattaataatattataacttatgTAGTactttgattaattttaatacattttgcTTATCTATTTAGaggtttaataatattgtgggaccataaaataataatcgtaGTGCACTTCAATGTTAAATTCCAGATAAAACATCTTGACAagattaaattgataaaatatattctcatGCATTTGTATGGAATTCAGATAAAGATATTATACACATATTTAACCAGTTCCAGGTTTAACAGGGCTaaaataatcactacatagtttaaaacagtcgctttctctgtcactatgtaattatgtatgccagattacgcaacggattttgatgcggttaatagagtgattcaagaggaaggctataatacctatatacttaggtagtttattaagttttagacaagcGCACGAAGTCGCggtcggaaagctagtgtacaataaaaaagaaaaaatattcaagtcATTTATACGACTTGCAGAGCCGggcagtttcacccgcgtaTTGGCCAACATTGCCCACAGGGGTATCTTTGCCCAAAAATCAATTcataagaaaaattttaaattgcaaaaatacatttatacttTGGCAACATTAATAGTATTTGGTGTAAAATAGGTTATATGTATAACAACACTGCCTATTGTGTGTGTCGCTAACTTAAATCAGCAACTTGTTGTAACTCGTCGAATATCATGTGTGATTTTGCGGGCAAAAAATGGTGAAATTCAAGTGATAGTTTGTGCATGATGGCTAAAACACAGGTTATTTTTACTCATaacatgttataaaataatgtttgaagAGTGTTTTAATGCTATTATTACCACTGAAGgatgttttaaacaaaagttacaaTGGTGGGCAAAATTACCCAGTAGTAATGTAGCGATCTATATTTGACAACATTGCCCACCATCAAAAAATGCTTAGGGTTGGCACATTTCATATTACCACATAATTtgatagttaataatattacttctatTCGGTTAATTTCGGAAAAATaagcttaatttatttaaagaaccatggtaaataaagttaaattgcTGAATTTTAAGCACAactgaaatgtaaaaatatgtttatttttattaaatagtcaCTGAACAATATTctgttttgctttttttatctttttattgcCTACAACATAATCCTACTACGAAATATTTGCAGTAAAAGAAATCGGAAGTCATGCTCATCTTACTGAGATGTACCAACCCTAGGCTTTTGGAAAAGCGAAATGcgatttgtatgaaaatagaaaaaatacctGGGTTACTTTGCCCAGCCACTAAAGTCGGGAACCTTTCATGATACTGCtttgatttttaaagtaaacgaCATCTTTTCCAACATTTTTGAATTGGAC from Colias croceus chromosome 24, ilColCroc2.1 encodes the following:
- the LOC123702809 gene encoding vacuolar protein sorting-associated protein 16B isoform X2, producing MDDDDYWNTSETKAKAFSFDDDVLSTQEILAIGQKRSSGQTEDSVFATTITNAKRNLVSLNSLVSPKVLDLIVLAQSGKDPNNTRPLDYDSTSITLKRLILGHTCSLHVHRSLKSKTELLDGAIVMGDGNAILAVVLFLIQTLNKKLVHELLSSRPIALNHYMSHLKSEGKINELTDLLTMLGRAPEAAMYQFEHIVKTQGNNIESLLRKLNNVLSNHFNQPGVDAHCNKMLVDYIKLLEWQKCANKSELHNKSPLACLTHCCQWHWHEGAGNMMSPLTLCQRQQITPLQYDWVVLNVHANSSKWDIVESLFTKKDWLGRTTLSSHIPIETLLCRLNDLNASKSMMATCVNKIQNNDERLRLAQKYKSIKWKN
- the LOC123702809 gene encoding vacuolar protein sorting-associated protein 16B isoform X1 codes for the protein MDDDDYWNTSETKAKAFSFDDDVLSTQEILAIGQKRSSGQTEDSVFATTITNAKRNLVSLNSLVSPKVLDLIVLAQSGKDPNNTRPLDYDSTSITLKRLILGHTCSLHVHRSLKSKTELLDGAIVMGDGNAILAVVLFLIQTLNKKLVHELLSSRPIALNHYMSHLKSEGKINELTDLLTMLGRAPEAAMYQFEHIVKTQGNNIESLLRKLNNVLSNHFNQPGVDAHCNKMLVDYIKLLEWQKCANKSELHNKSPLACLTHCCQWHWHEGAGNMMSPLTLCQRQQITPLQYDWVVLNVHANSSKWDIVESLFTKKDWLGRTTLSSHIPIETLLCRLNDLNASKSMMATCVNKIQNNDERLRLAQKYKIHSVVIESLFKQKDRAALTNYKMTLSPQSEDYILADNTLRDPSIKWKN